ACCGATTACCGCTTTACACCCGGAGATTCCACTCTATTTTTCAATGAGTATAAAAAATATATCACATCAGAAAAGCTGAGGGAAAGTCTTTACGAAAGGGTACGAATCAAAGCACCTTTTGTCCTTCTCAGGGGAATTTCCTGGTCCGCCATGGCCTGGGTCGGTTACCAGGGACAATACAGTGGTATTCGTAACAAAGATACCTGGCAGACTCTGCAGCGCTACCTCGATGAAGACTTTATCCGCTCACTCTTTTCCTCCTTCCTGGACTCCTGATATCCCTGCCATGACAGCCAGCAACCACCTTATCCTCTTTACCCGTTTTCCACGACCGACTACCACCAAGACACGGCTGGCCCCCTCCTTGGTGATCGGGGTGCGGCGGAACTGCAACGCACAATGACAGAACAGATGGTGGAAAAAATGATTCAGCTCAGAAAAGAATTCCCTGTAACCCTTTCAATCTGTTATGACGATGCACAGCTGGATGAGATGACAAGATGGCTGGGCAGTGATTTTTTATTCCACTCCCAGGTACCCGGAGATCTCGGCCTGAAAATGGCCGGAGCCTTCATGGCACTCTCCGGAACGGGCTGTGAACGCGCATTGCTTGTGGGCAGTGATATTCCTGAAATCGATAAAGATATCTTACAAAAAGGCTTTAACAGCCTGGAGGAGCATGACATGGTTTTCGGACCAAGTGCAGATGGAGGTTATTACCTGCTCGGCCTCCGGACAGCTTCCCTGAAACACCTTGAGAACCTGCTGTTTTCTGATATCCCGTGGTCAACGGAAAATGTCCTGAAACTCTCCCTTGAAAGAATCCGACGACATGGGTATACCGTGTTTCTGCTTCCCGTTCTCCAGGATATCGATCGCCCTGAAGACTTAATCCTTGCCAGGAGAAAAGGACTGCTGTAATGGAGATTATTTCAATTATCATCCCCACCCTCAACGAGGAAAAACATCTGCCGACAACCCTGACAGGGCTAGCGGATAGAAAAGACATTCAGCTTATTGTGGTCGATGGTGGCAGTGAGGACAGGACTCGGGAAACAGCAGCAGACCTCGGCGCACGGGTCATCCTCTCTTCACGGGGAAGAGGACACCAGTTAAACCGCGGAACAGAAGCGTCAAGAGGTGAGCTGCTTCTCTTTCTCCATGGGGATACAATTCTTCCGCAAAATTTTTCCGATGCTGTCCGAAAAACCATGAAAAACGGATATGCAGCCGGAGCGTTTTCCCTGCATATCGACAGTTCCGCAAAACGGCTGACCATGGTTGCGGCCTGCGCCAATCTCCGCTCCCGCCTTTGCAGGATGCCATATGGGGACCAGGGAATTTTCACCTCCAGAGAGAACTTTGACAGAATCGGCGGCTTTCGGGAAGGTCCCATTATGGAGGACTTTATTTTCATGCGCTCAATCCGAAAACTGGGTAAAATACACATCTTAAAAGAAGCCGTGTCAACTTCATCCCGTCGCTGGGATAACATGGGGATTATCCGTACAACATGTATCAATCAGATAATTGTAGCGGGCTATTGGTGCGGAGTACCACTGCCGACCCTTGCAGAAATCTATCAGCGCATGCAGGGAGTAGCTGCAAAAAACCAGGGAGTCAACCATGATTCTTCGACCAGACCACATTAATCTCGTTGTCTCCAATCTTCAGGAGGCAGAACAGTTTTTCCTGCAGCTGGGATTTGTGGAAATTGACAGGGCCCATCTCACGGGAGAGTGGATCAGCTCTATTGTCGGTCTGGAAAATGTCGAAGCAGACTATATCGCCCTTGAGTTTCCAGGCTCCTTGACACGACTGGAACTCATCCATTACGACTCCCCTGAATCGAACACCGACCCCGGTATCGGTCAGGCCAACAGTACCGGCTTTCGTCATCTCGCTTTCGCTGTTGATAATATAGAAGAAGAGGTCGAGAAACTGAAAAAAACCGGGATCCGCTTTTTGAGCAATGTTCATGTTTACCAGAAGTCTGGAAAAAAACTGGTCTATTTTTATGGACCAGATAATATTCTTCTGGAGCTCGCCGAATATCCTTAACCCGAAATTCTCATGACCGCCTGATAAACAGCCATTGTTTTTTCAGCTGCATCCAACCAACGAAAATCCTGCACACGTTTTCTACCCGCCGCAATCAGTTTGCACCGAAGCTCTTCATTTTGATCAAGCTCAACCAGACCATGGGCAATAGCTTCAACATTTTCAGGATTCACAAGAAGAGAGCACCCTCCGGAGATCTCTGCTGGAGCACCCCTGTTAGAAGTCAGCACCGGTGTCCCGCAGGCCATGGCTTCAAGTTGCGGCATACCGAAACCCTCAACCAGTGAAGGAAAAAGAAAAATCCGGGCCCGGTTATAGAGGGCCAGCAGTTGTTCATCGGTGACGGAATCAAGAAGGATAATTCTTTCTCCTGCTCTTTCCCGTGCAAGCAATCGCCGCATTTTCCAGTCAAAACGGCGAAAACGATTCACTACTACAAGCTGGATATCATCCCTTTTGCCAAATGCCCCAAGAAACCCCTGTATCGCCCGTGCCTGATTTTTATAAGGTGATCCCTGACCAACACAGAGTATAATTTCTCTTGTTGTTTTTTCCCCACTCATTCCGATTTGCGACCAGAGAGGTGCCAGCAGAGCCTCCACCCTTTCCTGTTCAATTTCCCTGAAAAAAGACTCCATACCATGGTGAATAACACTTATTCGATCCACGATTTCCGGTTTATACCTGACAATCTCCCTTCTGGAAGCCTCAGAAATTGTAATGATATGATCCGCCCGACACAGGGCTGTCCTGATACCTTTTTGATAGAGTGCCCCAACCAGCACTCTTTCAGGCCAGAACCCGGCACAGAGATGCGGCTGTGTCAACCACATGATATCATGAAGGGTCACTACCGAAGGACAGGGAAGTTTGCCCGGCATCATGTTAAACGGACTGTGAAAAAGATCCTGACCACAGAAATCAATCTTTTCGGCCAGCCGATAGAGAGTGGAAAAAGAATTGGCGGGAAATTGACAGGAAACCTCGCGGATCTTCATATCTGATTCGGGAAAGATCGGCCGCCCGTTGCCTGCGGGAACGACCAGGAGGAACTTCAGATCCTCATCAAGGTTTCGCATCCGCCGCAACAGTTGGTAAGAATATCGCCCGATCCCACCGGCGGGAAGAACATCCGTATCACTGGTGCGGATATACCGCGCGTCAAAGACGATTCTCATCGACTTTCCCCGGCTTTTTCGGACTCAAGTAACTGGCGAAAAATACGACAGAGTTGATCCCCATGGGCCTGCCATGAATACGTTGTCTCGGTGATCCTTCTCCCCTCCCGCCCCAGACGAACACGCAGATCCCTGTCGACAGCAAGTCGGCTCACCGCCTCTGCCAGCACGGTCGCATCACCGGGTTTTACCAGAAGAACATGTTTTCCATCCTCAAAAAGGTGTCGCATATTCTCACTGTCAAGTGTTATCGTCGGTTTTCCGGCGGCAAGGGATTCAAAGACCTTCAACGGGTCAAAAAACATGCCATGCCTGCGAAGTTCCTTATGTTTTACCGGATTATAAGGGGCTACACAGGTATCAACTGCGCCCAGATAGTCCGGCACGGAATCGTAAGCCACCCTGCCTGGAAAAAGAAACCGGTGTCCGAGGGATTTTTCCATAACCAGTTTTTCAATCGGGGCTCTCATCTGCCCATCCCCCACCAGCAGAAATCTGAAATTATCTACAGGTGGATTACGGTCAAGCAGAACAGCAGCCTCCACCAGGGTTTCTAGACCATGCCATGGATAGAACGCCCCCATGTAACCAATCAGAAATTCTTTCCGGCCGATTCCATGTCTTTCCCGAACATGTGATCCATTATTCCCGGGATGGAAGATCTCGGTATTGGCCCCCCAACAGACCTTTTCCACCTTGTCCCGGTACTTTTCCGGCACCAGGTGCGGGGCAGTGGTAATAAGCCTGTCCGCCCACCTGTAGGTGACCGGTGCTGCACTCTTATCCAGGACCATGGCCACCACAGGGGCTCCCAGTTTTTTCCCAAGAATCGTTCCAAGCCCGAAAGCACTGAAACGTTCGTAAATCACATCCGGCTGAAATGCTCTAGCATACTTCCAGGCAACAGGAAAATGAACAAGGGGCAGAAGAAAACGTAACGGCCCCGGCAACAGCCTCCCGCCGACCCCTGCAACCCCCTCACCTGTCGATCCTCGCCGGGCCAGGAGAAGGACTTCATTCTCCCTGCAAAGCGCCCTGACAACTTCAGTGACATGGGTCGATCCGCCATGGGTACCGGGTATCGGTATATTGGGTGCAACAAACAGGATTCGCAATCGTCTTCTCCTTTTCAATATTTCACGCGGGTGAATATAGACAAGTTATCCTGATTAAAAACACGAAAATTCTTTCCGACATAGTGAACTGCTGGAGAGTCTTGAACAGTAAAAATAACGTAAACAATAAATTGCTAACGGGCTGTTTCGCTGTATGCAGGCAAAAAAATGGGGGAGATTCATCACTGCTGAATCTCCCCCCTCTTTACCGGATATCTTTTTCCCGATGCAGTTGCAACTCAGAAGGTATATACGGCACTCAAAGACAACATACCTGAGGAATGATCAATTCCGGCAGCATCACCGTCTACTTTTGTCACTGCTCCGGTTGTAAGATTAGTTATGGTAGTCTCCCCCTTCATTTCGTCATATCGCTGGAAATGATAGGACACCAGCAGAGAAAGCTGATCTGTGAAATTATAAGCACCTGACAGGTCAACTGCAAACATGTTGCCGGAATCAAAATCCTCTTCAAAAACAAGATTTCTCAAATGGTGTTGATCCTTATCCTCGGCAGTGACAAAGGTACTGCCGATAATTCTGCCACTGAATGTGATAGGCGTTTCACTGAGATTGGATTTAAAACCGATGCCAACATAGGGAGTATAGAACTTCTGTTCATAGGTTATGACATTCTGTCCGCCAGGAAAACTTCCGGAAACTCCCCAGTAAACATAATCTCCACCAAAAGATTCCCATTCCCAGTTATCATATTTGAAACCGGCAATACCAAAAAACTTTGAGCCCATGACCTCATAAAAGGTCATTTCGGCATTGATATCAAACATTAAACCAGTGGTAAGATCCGTATCCGGATGATTTGACCAGTGGGTATATTCAGGACTGTCGAGGAACCAGTCATAATCATTCATTTCCCCGTCACCGTCATTGACCCGGAACCAGATATCAGCATTGAAATTCAACCACGACAGAGGAGAGAGAGAACCACCGATGCCAAGCATATAGACATTGTCAATCTCCCAGTTCAGCTCACTTATTTTACGTCCTGTACCGGGATCATAGACCAGTTCATTGGAGTCGCCATGTATCCATCCCAGGGACATTCTGCCACTGACGACGACAATATTCTGATTAATCTGGATAGTTGTAGTTTTTTCAACTTTTTTGTCCATTCCCGCCGGCTGCACTGCTACACCGGCCGCCTGTACATTTCCCGCCACCGGCAGCAAGGCCCCGCAGAAGAACAGGAGCGCAGGGAAAACACCTTTTTTTCCTTTGAATATCATCTTAGCCTCTACTGGTAATAAATAATAACTCACAACCACCGTATAAAATGGAGGTTATCGTAAAATCATGACAAATTGATGTATATATTATGCATATAATATGAGGCGGAAAAATTCAAAGGAAATTTCCATTACTTACTCATAATTTCCCCGAACCCGCATTTCTCATGAACATTGTGTCAATTTTGAGAATAACTGTAGAATACAAATAATTAGTCAACCATCAGTAATCGAACAAAATTTACACAATGTTCCCCCAAGGTCAGTCCAGGCGACGCCATCTTCTGCAATATATCGACAATAAATATAGTAACATACTTCAAGCCCTTGATAACGAAGCAGATTCGATAAAATTGCCAATCCCGTAGGGCGAGGGAATAAAGAAAAAACAATCTCACTCGGATAGTGAGTAGTACAACCCTTACTGCGATATGATAATTATCTGTTTATACAGTAAAAATGTTTTTTTATTCCGGAAGTGCAGGATTTAGGTTCCATCTAAAACAGAGAAATCACCCCTGTATAATCCTTCCATCAGCTTCCCCGGAAAACAGATAAAGGTCATCAGGTGAAAACTCCGCCCAGCAGGTATCAGCCACCTCAGCTGAATTTTCAGCCAGGGTCACTACAATGGACTCCTCACCAATACGGCTGTACAGTAATTCTCCGGAACCAAGTTTTTCTACGAGTTCGATCTCCAGTTTAATGCGTCCTTCTTTTTTTTCAGTGAACAATTTGATTTTTTCCGGCCTGATTCCGATCAATACTTCGCTTTCCGTCGGCAATTCCTGCCCCGGCAGAATCAGACGAGTGCCATCCAGAAGTTCAAGTTCGTTTTTCCCAACAATCCTGGCCCGAATGAAATTCATGGGTGGAGAGCCAATAAAACCTGCCACAAATTTAGAAGCGGGATTATGGTAAATCTCATCCGGTGTACCGATCTGCTCAATATTGCCATCATTCATGACCACAATCCTGTCGGCCAGGGTCATGGCTTCCACCTGATCATGGGTTACATAAATCATGGTTGTTCCCAATCGTTTATGCAGCTTTTTCAGTTCCACCCGCATCTGATGACGCAGCTTGGCATCCAGATTGGAAAGGGGTTCATCAAAGAGAAATACAGCCGGTTTACGGACAAGCGCCCTCCCCATGGCCACTCGCTGTCGCTGACCGCCGGAAAGTTGGCGTGGTTTGCGTTTCAAAAAATCAGACAGCTGCAGAAGCCTGGCTGCTTCATCCACCCGTTTTTTAATTTCATCCTTCCCAAGCTTCTGGAGTTTGAGACCATAAGCCATATTGTTAAACACGGTCATATGGGGGTAAAGGGCATAATTCTGAAAAACCATGGCAATCTCGCGATCCTTTGGCTCCACCTCATTCACAACCCTGTCTCCAATCATGACTGTTCCTTCACTCACCTCTTCGAGTCCCGCGATCATCCTCAACACTGTTGATTTTCCACAGCCGGACGGCCCTACAATGACAATAAACTGACCATCTTCAAAGACACCGTTTACCCGGTGAATGACTTCCGTCTTATCAAAAACCTTGACAACATTTTCAAGTATTACTCCAGCCACACTACTTCTCCGTTTCTGTCAAACCTTTAATAAAGAGTTTCTGCATCCCCACCACAACCACAATCGGCGGCAGCATTGCCAGCAGAGTCGTCATCATGATCAGATGCCATTCCGGTGCTTCTTCCGCAGCTTCAAGCATCTGTTTGATTCCCATGACAATGGTATACATATCCTTGTCGGTGGTTATCAGCAGAGGCCAGAGATACTGGTTCCAACCGTAGATAAAAAGAATCACAAAGAGTGCTGCAATATTGGTCCGGGAAATAGGGAGCAGGATATCCCAGAAAAAACGCATGGGACCAGCTCCGTCGATCCGAGCAGCCTCAAGCAGTTCGTCCGGCACAGTAAGAAAAGCCTGGCGAAACATAAAGGTTGCCGTTGCTGAGGCAATCAACGGTATGGTCAAGCCCCAATATGAGTTGAGCATGTGCAGATTGGCTACGACTTCAAATGTGGGCAGAATTCGCACTTCCACCGGCAACATGAGAGTGATGAAAATCAACCAGAAAAATGTCATCCTCAGGGGAAATTTAAAATAGACAATGGCAAAGGCTGACAGGAGAGAAATAGCTATCTTCCCGCAGGCGATCATCATCGCCATCACCAGCGAGTTAATCAGCATCAACCCCACTGACTGCTCCCTGGCGTTGCCGACTCCCCTGACCAGGGCATCACGAAGATTGTCAAAAAAATGGGTTCCCGGCAGAAGAGGCAGAGGAACCTGAGTCATGCGAACGGCATCATGACTGGCTGCCACAAAAGTAATCCAGATGGGAAAAGCTACCAGCAGGACGCCTATGATCAGAACCAGGTGACTTACAACCGTCGTTACGGGACGCTGTTCAATCATGATCAGTACTCCACCTTGCGTTCAATATAACGGAATTGAATGACGGTCAGACCAATCACGATAACCATAAGAATAACAGACTGGGCTGCAGAACCGCCAAGATCCAGACCTATAAAACCGTCGTTGTAAACTTTGTAAACAAGAATCTCCGTTGCCTTTCCCGGCCCGCCCTTGGTCACCGCATGAACGATACCGAAAGTATCAAAAAAGGCATAAATTAGATTCATGACCAGGAGAAAAAAGGTTGTCGGGGAAATAAGGGGGAAAATAATGGTCCAGAAACGCCGGGCCGGACCGGCCCCGTCTATGGCCGCCGCCTCGATCAAAGAGCGGGGAATAGCCTGCATGCCGGCAAAGAAAAACAGAAAATTATAGCTGATCTGTTTCCAGGCAGCGGCAACCACGATCAGGGCCATGGCATGGCTGCCATACAGACGATGGTTCCATTCGAAATTGAAAAAATCAAGCATATAGGCAACAACCCCGATGGTGGGGTCAAACATGAACATCCAGAGAGCGCCGGCCACAGCCGGAGCTACGGCATACGGCCAGATGAGAAGTGTCCTGTAAACTGATGCAGCTTTAATCACTCTGTCGGCCATGGCCGCCAATACCAGTGAGATAGATAACGATGAAAAGGCGACCATAAAAGAAAAATACAGTGTACGCCTGAAGGCCTGCATGTAATAATCATCACTGAAGAGCTCTTTGAAATTATCAAACCAGACAAAGTTGGTACTGAGGCCAAAGGCATCCTGAACCAGAAGACTCTGATAGACGGCCTGGCTTGCAGGCCAGATAAAGAAGACAAGGGTAACAATCAACTGGGGTGCCACCAGAATATATGGCAGCGGAGACGGTTTAAAATGGACTCTTTTTATCATTTTTTAATTACGTACGAAACTCAGCCAGATAGCACAACCTCATTTTCAATCACGCTGAATTAAATGAATAAATGAAAATTACAGCAGCTGCAATATGCACCAGCTGCTGTAATTTACCGTCTACCTGAATCCAGCACTTCGATGCTTCGTATCTGCGGCTAGATTGTCAATTGCAGAATTCAGGGTCTATTTGTTTGCCTTCTCAAATTTCCTCAACAGCTTATTGCCACGTTTGACCGCCTCATCCATGGCCTGGTCTGCTGTTTTGGTTCCATTCCAGATGGTCTCCATCTCTTCATTGATAATATCACGTACCTGAACAAAATTACCGAAACGAATACCACGGGAATTGGGCGTCGGCTGATTGAGACTCAACTGTTTTATGGCCGTATCAGTACCCGGATTTTTCTCATAAAAACCCTGTTTCCTGCTTAATTCGTAAGCGGCTTTCGTAATGGGAACATACCCGGTTTCCTGATGCCACCAGGCCTGTACATCCGGGGAAGAAAGATAACTGAGAAACTGAGCGACACCCTTGTAAGAAGCCTGCTTATGACCACGGAGGACCCAGAGAGTCGCACCACCGATTATTGAATTCTGAGGTTTATCAATAATGTCAGGATAATAGGGTAGCATGGCCTGACCAAATTCAAATTTTGCCTGTTTCTTGATACCACCGTAGTAGGCGGAGGAGTTGAGCCACATGGCACATTCACCGTTGGTGAACATGGGCAGACTGTCACCCCTGCGTCCACCATACTGAAAGATGGAGCTTTTCTGCCACCCGGCCACATCATTCATTACTCTTTTCACGTGCTTATTATTAAAGGTAAATTCAGTATCAAGGCCGGCAAAACCGTTCTCCCTGGTTCCCACGGGAATATTGTGCCAGGCGCTGAAGTTCTCGAGCATGACCCACGACTGCCAACCAAAGGAAAAACCACACTTATAGCCTGCATCGAGTACTTTTTGGGATGCCGCCTCCATTTCCGGCCAGGTTTTGGGAACATCCTTTACTCCGGCTTTTGTAAGGGCTTCCTTGTTGTACCAGAGAACCGGCGTGGAACTGTTAAACGGCATGGAAAGCAGTTTTCCCTCTGATGTCTGGTAATAACTGATAACTGCCGGCAGGTAATCTGACTTATCAAAGGGAACACCGGCATCTTTCATCACATCTTCCACCGGATATACTGCCCCTTTTGCAGCCATCATTGTCGCTGTACCTACCTCAAAAACCTGAACGATATGAGGTTGCTGTCTGGCCCTGAATGCCGCAATTGCAGCCGTCATTGTTTCCGTGTAATTCCCTTTGTAGACGGGCACAATCCTGTAGTCGGACTGGGTTGCATTAAAATCATCGGCAATTTTATTAACCCGCTCACCGTTTACTCCACCCATGGCATGCCACCACTGGATTTCAGTCGCGGCAAAACCGGCTGTAACCTGAACGACCGTAAACGTTGCAGTTACTGCCATAGCTCCCAAAAGTACTTTCAGATTTTTCATGGCACATTCTCCTGAACAGTTATGATTAATTGAAACCTGAATCCTGCAGGGCAAAGGAATAAAGAAGAAAATGATCTCACTCGGAGAGTGAACATAATAATTATCCGTTTATACAGTGTAAATTTTTTTCTTTATTCTCGAAGTACAGGGTTCAGGTGAAACATTGCTGTTACTGCACAGCTTGTACTATTTGCATTTTATAGAAAAATATGCAAAGTTTTATTAGTGCCTTACTCCTGAATTTCTATCATAAAAAACAAAAAAACCAGAAAAGGTGCCTTAAAATCAAATGGTTAGATTTATTTTCAAGGCACTTATACCCCCTTGTGGGGTGCTAGTCCGTATAGTAAAGGTTTCTTTCACAGGTCGAGATTACTCAATAAACTCATTGCAAAACAGTTCATTTAGGGTACTTTGAAAAATCATGTCGCACACAATACAGAACGAGCTGGCTTCTCTGGACCTGGGAAACCAGATACGGAAACTCCGGAAGAAACGGGGCCTGACGCTCCAGGAGCTCTCCGAATTAACCGGACTGTCAAAACCGAATCTCTCCCAGATTGAAAACAATATAGTTACCCCTCCCGTGGCCACTCTTCTGAAAATTTCTTCAGCACTTGGCGTCCAGATCGGCCATTTTTTCCAGACAACAAGCCTGGAATCAAACATCGTGGTGGTCCGCCGGGAGGATCGCTACGGTATAGCCAGGGGTCCCCATATCTCCCATATCGGCTACCAATATGAACCGCTGGCATACCCGAAAGTGGAAAAAAGCATGGAACCGTTTATCGTCAGAATGGAGGAGCGGGACCCTGACGATATGACATTCAATAATCACAGGGGAGAAGAATTTCTCTTTGTCCTGGATGGAAAACTCGAATTTATCTGCGGTGAAACCACCGTCACCCTCAAACAGGGGGACAGCCTCTACTTTGACTCAGGAATTCCTCACGGCTACAGAGGAATAGATGGCCCGGCAACAAGCCTGGTTGTAATCTATAAACCATCCTGATCATGTCTTTCCGTGAGCTTACCGACTCTCGAGATCCTCATCATGCCGACTGCCGGATTTCATAACCGTCTCGTCGCCACCAGTCGAGTCCTCCCTGTAGTTCCCTGACCCGGAAGCCCAGTTTTGCTAGAGCCAATGCCCCTTTTGTTGAAGCATTGCAGCCTATACCGTCACAATAAACGACGTAAAGAACTGATCTGTCCAGTTCCCTGACGCTTTCTTCAGAGATCATCCTGTGGGGAAAATTTATCGCTGAAGGAATATGTCCCCTGGCATATGCCTGCTCTGAACGTACATCAATCACAACTATTTTTTCATCCTGACCTGTAAGTGACAAGGCTTCATGCAGATCCCAGGAATCAATCTCGTATTTTAATTTATTGGCATAATACGCAACCTGTTCATCCATAAATCATCTCCTGTTACTTGAAATACACTCCTGTAAGCTTAAAATTCCTCCCACAGCCAGATACATAATAAATATTTTTAATTTTTATATACAATTTTTTTTATATTAGAGTTACAATACTATAACAGTTTTCTGCACCGCCATCTTCCCCAATCGCCATCCTCCACCCCGCCTGCTGCAACGGGGAAGAGCGCAGGCAACTATCCTTCCACCCTTTACACAGGAGAATTGCCATGTCTGAAAGTGTCTATAAAATTATCGAAATGGTCGGATCAAGTTCTGAATCCTGGGAAGATGCCACCCAGAATGCGGTAAA
The DNA window shown above is from Desulfomarina profundi and carries:
- a CDS encoding helix-turn-helix domain-containing protein translates to MSHTIQNELASLDLGNQIRKLRKKRGLTLQELSELTGLSKPNLSQIENNIVTPPVATLLKISSALGVQIGHFFQTTSLESNIVVVRREDRYGIARGPHISHIGYQYEPLAYPKVEKSMEPFIVRMEERDPDDMTFNNHRGEEFLFVLDGKLEFICGETTVTLKQGDSLYFDSGIPHGYRGIDGPATSLVVIYKPS
- a CDS encoding rhodanese-like domain-containing protein codes for the protein MDEQVAYYANKLKYEIDSWDLHEALSLTGQDEKIVVIDVRSEQAYARGHIPSAINFPHRMISEESVRELDRSVLYVVYCDGIGCNASTKGALALAKLGFRVRELQGGLDWWRRDGYEIRQSA